One segment of Daphnia magna isolate NIES linkage group LG2, ASM2063170v1.1, whole genome shotgun sequence DNA contains the following:
- the LOC116916543 gene encoding uncharacterized protein LOC116916543 gives MRSCKVITYSEDKDVVVSVRNAMMKTPIGVQKAAAKRSVPKSSATQKRDQCHAYSIFNPPPNLPTENSLIVTRKSMLGCQFITGGDEEKCDVSDDCSLHVDDQKENSIPDSEDEDVIPPTPPLPPAKRKRANQCDKSVSKTVSKKNSSHSKENDSFVTPNRSKKSSANNSDSQILTSLDVNIFDTPPSSTTKTTIKENPKRVLGQATEPVYAELQQHNLRREYKDEINEIKNQIFLNEQIQDSTVELEIEREDYNKKSSKKMLLLFVYKKK, from the exons ATGAGATCGTGTAAAGTAATCACGTACTCAG AGGACAAAGATGTGGTGGTGTCAGTTAGGAATGCCATGATGAAAACTCCCATCGGTGTCCAAAAGGCAGCAGCCAAAAGGTCAGTTCCAAAATCATCTGCAACTCAGAAACGTGACCAGTGCCACGCGTATTCTATTTtcaaccccccccccaactTGCCAACTGAAAACTCATTAATAG TTACCAGGAAAAGCATGTTAGGTTGCCAGTTTATCACTGGGGGAGATGAAGAAAAGTGTGATGTATCTGATGATTGTAGCCTTCATGTCGATGAtcagaaagaaaattcaattCCGGACTCAGAGGACGAAGATGTGATTCCTCCTACTCCACCTTTGCCTCCAGCGAAGAGAAAACGTGCTAATCAGTGTGACAAATCAGTAAGCAAAACCGTATCCAag aaaaattcaAGTCACAGCAAGGAAAATGACTCATTTGTCACACCAAACAGAAGCAAGAAGTCATCGGCTAACAATTCCGACTCTCAGATTCTCACTTCTTTAGACGTCAACATATTCGACACCCCTCCAAGTTCTACAACAAAAActacaataaaagaaaacccaaAGCGTGTGCtg gGACAAGCGACGGAGCCAGTTTATGCTGAGTTGCAACAGCATAATCTCCGTAGAGAATACAAGGATGAAATCAATGAgattaaaaatcaaatcttCCTAAACGAACAAATTCAAGATTCTACCGTTGAGCTAGAAATCGAGAGAGAAgattacaataaaaaatcGTCGAAAAAGATGCTATTATTGTTCGTttacaagaagaaataa
- the LOC116935751 gene encoding chitobiosyldiphosphodolichol beta-mannosyltransferase isoform X1, producing MANKRACVIVLGDVGRSPRMQYHALSLAKEEYDVDVVGYSGSSPYSDVLFSSRISFHFMKQPPVFSYILPKFISYFLKVIWQTCFLAWILLWIPKPNFYLVQNPPSIPTLPICWLIARLRRSQLTIDWHNYGYTIMGLAIGPNHILTRISYHIEALFGKFANLNFCVTKAMSHDLQQNWGVRAITLYDRPAEIFQPVSLPEKHELFLKLGKDYHEFSSSRPDDTLLTERFADGQVRLREDRPGLLISSTSWTEDEDFSILLDALDEYELNRSVNSSDYPPLMCVITGKGPLKIYYSNIIQAKQWQHVEICTPWLEPEDYPKLIASADLGVSLHTSSSGFDLPMKVVDMFGCGLPVCAVGYNCLDELITDRENGMIFKTAGDLADQLLNWFHGFPRDNEENRQFYRRNLKVFQNLRWHEEWRKIALPHLSSTN from the exons atGGCAAATAAACGTGCTTGCGTTATCGTATTAGGAGATGTAGGAAGGAGCCCAAGGATGCAGTATCATGCCTTGTCACTAGCAAAAGAAGAATATGATGTGGATGTTGTAGGATATAGTGGATCATCCCCTTATTcagatgttttgttttcttcaagaatttcatttcattttatgaAGCAGCCTCCTGTGTTTAGTTACA ttctacCAAAATTCATCTCCTACTTCCTCAAAGTTATTTGGCAAACTTGTTTCTTGGCATGGATTCTCCTGTGGATACCTAAACCAAATTTCTATCTCGTTCAAAATCCTCCTTCAATTCCTACATTACCAATTTGTTGGTTGATAGCTAGACTACGGAGATCTCAGCTGACAATTGATTGGCACAATTATG GATACACAATCATGGGACTTGCCATTGGTCCAAACCATATCCTCACTAGAATTTCATATCATATTGAAGCTCTGTTTGGAAAATTTGCCAACTTAAATTTTTGTGTAACAAAAGCTATGAGTCATGATCTACAACAAAACTGGGGAGTTCG TGCCATTACGCTGTATGACCGGCCTGCCGAGATCTTCCAGCCGGTTTCATTACCAGAAAAGCATGAACTTTTTCTAAAATTGGGAAAGGATTATCATGAATTTTCCTCTAGCCGACCGGATGACACCCTCTTAACAGAACGATTCGCCGATGGCCAAGTCCGACTCCGTGAAGATCGTCCTGGTCTCCTTATATCAAGCACATCTTGGACGGAGGATGaagatttttctattttactcGATGCATTGGATG AATACGAATTGAATCGATCGGTCAATTCGTCGGATTATCCACCATTGATGTGTGTTATAACAGGAAAAGGACCGTTAAAAATTTACTACAGCAACATTATTCAAGCCAAGCAGTGGCAGCATGTAGAAATCTGCACCCCTTGGCTCGAACCAGAAGATTATCCAAAGCTCATCG CCAGTGCTGATCTCGGCGTAAGCCTTCATACATCTTCATCTGGTTTTGATTTGCCTATGAAAGTAGTAGACATGTTCGGATGCGGCTTGCCCGTCTGCGCCGTTGGATATAACTG TTTAGATGAGCTGATTACGGATAGAGAAAATGGGATGATTTTTAAGACAGCGG GGGATTTGGCTGACCAACTGCTGAACTGGTTCCATGGTTTTCCGCGAGATAACGAGGAGAACAGGCAATTTTACAGACGAAATCTGAAAGTCTTTCAAAATCTCCGCTGGCACGAAGAATGGAGGAAAATAGCACTTCCCCATTTGTCATCAACAAACTGA
- the LOC116935751 gene encoding chitobiosyldiphosphodolichol beta-mannosyltransferase isoform X2: MANKRACVIVLGDVGRSPRMQYHALSLAKEEYDVDVVGYSGSSPYSDVLFSSRISFHFMKQPPVFSYILPKFISYFLKVIWQTCFLAWILLWIPKPNFYLVQNPPSIPTLPICWLIARLRRSQLTIDWHNYGYTIMGLAIGPNHILTRISYHIEALFGKFANLNFCVTKAMSHDLQQNWGVRAITLYDRPAEIFQPVSLPEKHELFLKLGKDYHEFSSSRPDDTLLTERFADGQVRLREDRPGLLISSTSWTEDEDFSILLDALDEYELNRSVNSSDYPPLMCVITGKGPLKIYYSNIIQAKQWQHVEICTPWLEPEDYPKLIASADLGVSLHTSSSGFDLPMKVVDMFGCGLPVCAVGYNCLDELITDRENGMIFKTGIWLTNC, encoded by the exons atGGCAAATAAACGTGCTTGCGTTATCGTATTAGGAGATGTAGGAAGGAGCCCAAGGATGCAGTATCATGCCTTGTCACTAGCAAAAGAAGAATATGATGTGGATGTTGTAGGATATAGTGGATCATCCCCTTATTcagatgttttgttttcttcaagaatttcatttcattttatgaAGCAGCCTCCTGTGTTTAGTTACA ttctacCAAAATTCATCTCCTACTTCCTCAAAGTTATTTGGCAAACTTGTTTCTTGGCATGGATTCTCCTGTGGATACCTAAACCAAATTTCTATCTCGTTCAAAATCCTCCTTCAATTCCTACATTACCAATTTGTTGGTTGATAGCTAGACTACGGAGATCTCAGCTGACAATTGATTGGCACAATTATG GATACACAATCATGGGACTTGCCATTGGTCCAAACCATATCCTCACTAGAATTTCATATCATATTGAAGCTCTGTTTGGAAAATTTGCCAACTTAAATTTTTGTGTAACAAAAGCTATGAGTCATGATCTACAACAAAACTGGGGAGTTCG TGCCATTACGCTGTATGACCGGCCTGCCGAGATCTTCCAGCCGGTTTCATTACCAGAAAAGCATGAACTTTTTCTAAAATTGGGAAAGGATTATCATGAATTTTCCTCTAGCCGACCGGATGACACCCTCTTAACAGAACGATTCGCCGATGGCCAAGTCCGACTCCGTGAAGATCGTCCTGGTCTCCTTATATCAAGCACATCTTGGACGGAGGATGaagatttttctattttactcGATGCATTGGATG AATACGAATTGAATCGATCGGTCAATTCGTCGGATTATCCACCATTGATGTGTGTTATAACAGGAAAAGGACCGTTAAAAATTTACTACAGCAACATTATTCAAGCCAAGCAGTGGCAGCATGTAGAAATCTGCACCCCTTGGCTCGAACCAGAAGATTATCCAAAGCTCATCG CCAGTGCTGATCTCGGCGTAAGCCTTCATACATCTTCATCTGGTTTTGATTTGCCTATGAAAGTAGTAGACATGTTCGGATGCGGCTTGCCCGTCTGCGCCGTTGGATATAACTG TTTAGATGAGCTGATTACGGATAGAGAAAATGGGATGATTTTTAAGACA GGGATTTGGCTGACCAACTGCTGA